attatgaatGTTCAGTCTTTTGAAATGAATACCTATTAGTGCATGTTTTCTATCTCGATAGAAATAATGCCAAAATGCGCGAAATGTgccaaaatcaaaacataatttTTTAGGTAAGTTAGGTATCGTGACAGTAAGTGACATTTGGCACATTTATAATGGTTGACGTGGGACCACCTAGGCAACTCTCCTAGACTCCCCCTTGATTATTAACCTTATTTGGGGACAGACGAAAGACAAACCAAAACAGTTTGAACTCATCTAATACATGCTTGTTTCAGAGGCAACCAAGAATCTTTGTCATTTTACCATAGCAACGGCACTGCTGTGGACTTGAGCGGCATTCCAGCTCCTCTGTTGACAAATGTGACAGCTCAGAGCGCTGTGGCCGTGGCGCCCGTCCAACCTATTGCATCCTCAGACACTAGCCCTCCCTTCACTGTTCTCGATCAGATCACAAAGGACAAAAAAACCCCACTAGTTAAAAGATCAGGTAATTTATTAAGATCAAGAGGCCAAGACCATTCATAGGAGCTGACATGAATTTCCTACATCCTAATGTTTGAGATTCAGATTACTAAAAACTCATGTGTAAGGAAGCAATGCTGTATGCCATTTAAGTCAGCTTCTGTAAATTTACCGTATAGAGAGTTTGCATAAATAAACTGCAGGCCCCCTACAGTAGGCACAGGAGAGCTCCCTGTTTATTGGCGCGAAGTGTAAATGTCAAGTTTATGCTTCCAATGTAGCCCAAAAGGCCGCCAGCGCCACTCAAACTTTTGAGGTTGGGTTGGGTTTGATTTGGGTACCTACGAACgtgataacaaaataaaattatatgctTCATGATTTCAGTATACTATCGCCAACCTCTTGACCAGGAAATCATGGAGGCTGACGAACACGGAGATAAGAAACGTAGTATTTACTTTAACCTCTTCAGAAGATCGGTGGATAACTCCAGCATCAGAGGTCCGGCTATTAAAGTGGTGGAAGAGACATCCCTGATCCCGCCGGAAGTCGGCTTGAAGTCAATAGGGCTGCCGGACTTAGTTGGACTCAACACCAGCGTTGCATCCGTCCCTCTTCCGATACCTAACACTTCTGTTGTGCGTTACGCCAAAATCAGCACCCTTGTGAAAGCACCTGAAATATTTCGCTAAGTATTTTATACTATTTTATCATTACCattaggtaatatgaaaacagatttatgcAAGACAAGTTATTTTCAATACGATTAAATACAATAGAAACGAGGATT
This genomic window from Cydia amplana chromosome Z, ilCydAmpl1.1, whole genome shotgun sequence contains:
- the LOC134661778 gene encoding uncharacterized protein LOC134661778 — encoded protein: MYVIHATVYQVGIITNKSDDEIANMTGNQESLSFYHSNGTAVDLSGIPAPLLTNVTAQSAVAVAPVQPIASSDTSPPFTVLDQITKDKKTPLVKRSVYYRQPLDQEIMEADEHGDKKRSIYFNLFRRSVDNSSIRGPAIKVVEETSLIPPEVGLKSIGLPDLVGLNTSVASVPLPIPNTSVVRYAKISTLVKAPEIFR